In a single window of the Agrobacterium fabrum str. C58 genome:
- a CDS encoding DUF3971 domain-containing protein — protein MAEIRGEKVSFGKRDMVALHELPSAQAEDPIIVHCPPPRSMARAFCKIFAALFVLAFLSIGGIIVSVETGSIDKTLSSQAQQALEKALGPHYSARIGSSAIRFSTGLRLALVAEDVDIVEKESGQHLSRARAIGMALDPLALLAGHVSVQSLEADGMELDTALLPKGNGFDLASIKLDAVPQQLQAAFGQLDKLAQAFLSSGTEEIDISSVSVHLPPSDQGKPRTIEVRELSLTPDQQGGYTLDGETLFNGEIASVSLRTSGAGGVIDGFDARIDGFDIGPFLEKFDPDGNLHEGLNVKTGVNIVARRAMVAQEPRLEVSVGLGNGTLMIGGEAQPFTTGTVHARYDFAKNSVVIDNSRLELGRTIIPVNGEISDTEEGFGLSLRVDNGVASSEASGEAPVSFNLKADGHFATATKQLDVPSLYVSGPLGDMAGSLKIRFGEGSPEISFGGQIPKMEATAVKQLWPFWMAHKPRDWVVSNLYGGTVTNGSIAIFIPQGRMCGPGCPLVLGESEMQIRFDIDETRLNTTGDIPPLRDVDAHFDLVGGKMAVDIKEGTTYFPSNRTLSLENSRFLISDVYEKPLLGNLDLNVSGAADAVAELATLKPINALKDTQFKPEDFTGDVKANAKLTVGMLSSQNPPPPVWTADLDLKNLALTKPFAGHKVTALDGFMSLNDHQLKLEGKGRVDDVPMDIVMTEPVRKNSNVAPTLSLKATLNETQVAKLAPELSTVLGGTTAIEIDGADPKSQDIKLDLTKASIILPGLGWSKGIGIPASAAFTIQVADGRTTVSDFSLDGDGFGAAGDITFSKNGLISADLSRVKLSPADNYAVSVAASKNGYIVNASGKSADLRPFISKLRSPSSGGDGASRSQPTLSVKAQFDKVYGFNDEVLANVNADVSVRDGKVRSIDVRGVTGNGQAVVAQTVNRGATGTVTLTSSDAGSLARFANIYSRIRGGLLNLALTTSNGSDWSGSLDLRNFAVVNEAKLQDIVATPTGEDGRSLNNAVRRNIDVSSEKFQRGFARVVYVNGSVAVENGVVRGEQIGATFQGLLKDQSGRMEMTGTFMPAYGLNRLFGELPFIGIFLGNGRDRGLLGITFKLSGQTDQPKLTINPLSLIAPGVFRQIFEFQ, from the coding sequence ATGGCTGAAATAAGGGGTGAAAAGGTTAGTTTCGGCAAGCGCGATATGGTTGCGCTGCACGAGCTTCCTTCGGCTCAGGCCGAAGACCCGATCATTGTGCATTGCCCGCCGCCGCGCTCGATGGCGCGCGCTTTCTGCAAGATTTTTGCGGCCCTTTTCGTGCTGGCCTTCCTGTCCATCGGCGGCATCATCGTGTCGGTCGAGACCGGCTCCATCGACAAGACGCTTTCGAGCCAGGCGCAGCAGGCGCTGGAAAAGGCACTCGGACCCCATTACAGCGCGCGGATCGGCTCCTCGGCGATCCGGTTTTCCACCGGGCTGCGGCTGGCGCTGGTGGCCGAGGATGTGGATATCGTCGAGAAGGAATCCGGCCAGCATCTGAGCCGGGCGCGGGCAATCGGCATGGCGCTCGATCCGCTTGCGCTTCTGGCCGGCCATGTGTCGGTGCAGAGCCTCGAAGCCGACGGCATGGAACTCGATACGGCGCTTTTGCCAAAGGGCAACGGTTTCGATCTCGCCAGCATCAAGCTCGACGCCGTGCCGCAGCAATTGCAGGCGGCCTTCGGGCAGCTCGACAAGCTTGCCCAGGCTTTCCTGAGCAGCGGTACTGAAGAAATCGATATTTCCAGCGTTTCGGTTCACCTGCCGCCCAGCGACCAGGGCAAGCCGCGCACCATCGAAGTGCGGGAACTGTCGCTGACACCGGATCAGCAGGGCGGATATACGCTCGATGGAGAAACGCTGTTTAACGGGGAAATCGCCAGCGTGTCGCTCAGGACTTCCGGCGCAGGCGGTGTGATCGACGGTTTTGACGCCCGCATCGATGGTTTCGACATCGGCCCGTTCCTCGAAAAATTCGATCCAGACGGAAATCTTCATGAAGGCCTGAACGTCAAGACCGGCGTGAATATTGTTGCCCGGCGCGCGATGGTAGCGCAGGAGCCGCGGCTGGAGGTTTCGGTCGGTCTCGGCAATGGAACGTTGATGATTGGCGGCGAGGCGCAGCCTTTCACGACCGGCACCGTGCATGCGCGTTATGATTTTGCAAAAAACAGCGTGGTCATCGACAATTCTCGGCTTGAGCTTGGGCGGACGATCATTCCCGTCAACGGCGAAATCAGCGATACGGAAGAGGGATTCGGCCTTTCGCTGAGAGTAGACAATGGGGTTGCTTCCTCAGAAGCCTCCGGCGAGGCGCCTGTTTCCTTCAACCTGAAAGCGGACGGGCATTTTGCGACAGCCACAAAGCAGCTCGACGTTCCCTCGCTTTATGTCAGCGGCCCGCTCGGAGACATGGCGGGCTCGCTGAAAATCCGGTTTGGCGAGGGTTCGCCGGAAATCAGCTTCGGCGGCCAGATTCCGAAGATGGAGGCAACGGCCGTCAAGCAGCTCTGGCCGTTCTGGATGGCGCACAAACCGCGTGACTGGGTGGTCTCCAATCTTTACGGCGGCACCGTCACCAACGGGTCAATCGCGATCTTCATTCCGCAGGGACGGATGTGCGGTCCGGGCTGCCCGCTGGTGCTTGGCGAAAGCGAAATGCAGATCCGCTTCGACATTGACGAGACGCGCCTCAATACGACAGGCGACATTCCGCCGCTGCGTGACGTGGATGCGCATTTCGATCTCGTCGGCGGCAAGATGGCCGTCGATATCAAGGAGGGCACAACTTATTTCCCGTCAAACCGGACGCTTTCGCTGGAGAACAGCCGCTTTCTCATTTCGGATGTGTATGAGAAGCCGTTGCTCGGAAATCTCGATCTGAACGTCTCCGGTGCGGCCGATGCCGTGGCGGAGCTTGCGACGCTCAAACCCATCAATGCGCTCAAGGATACGCAGTTCAAGCCGGAGGATTTCACCGGCGACGTGAAGGCCAATGCGAAGCTGACGGTTGGCATGCTTTCCAGCCAGAACCCGCCGCCGCCGGTGTGGACGGCCGATCTCGACCTGAAGAACCTGGCGCTGACCAAACCCTTTGCCGGCCACAAGGTGACTGCGCTTGACGGTTTCATGTCGCTGAACGACCACCAGCTCAAACTCGAGGGCAAGGGCCGGGTGGACGACGTTCCGATGGACATTGTGATGACGGAGCCGGTGCGTAAAAACAGCAACGTCGCTCCCACTTTGTCTCTGAAGGCCACCTTGAACGAGACGCAGGTCGCCAAGCTTGCGCCTGAACTTTCCACAGTCCTCGGCGGTACGACGGCGATCGAAATCGACGGCGCCGACCCGAAAAGCCAGGACATCAAGCTCGATCTCACCAAGGCATCGATCATCCTGCCGGGGCTTGGTTGGAGCAAGGGCATCGGCATTCCCGCCAGCGCCGCCTTTACCATACAAGTGGCGGACGGGCGCACGACGGTCAGCGATTTCTCCCTCGATGGCGACGGTTTCGGCGCCGCCGGTGATATCACCTTCAGCAAGAACGGCCTGATTTCCGCCGATCTCAGCCGCGTGAAACTCTCGCCGGCCGACAATTATGCCGTTTCGGTCGCTGCGTCCAAGAACGGCTATATCGTCAATGCGTCGGGGAAATCCGCCGATCTGCGGCCCTTCATCTCGAAGCTGCGCAGCCCCTCGAGCGGTGGTGACGGCGCATCCCGCTCGCAGCCCACGCTTTCCGTCAAGGCGCAGTTCGACAAGGTCTATGGTTTCAACGACGAGGTGCTTGCCAACGTCAATGCCGATGTCAGCGTGCGGGATGGCAAGGTGCGCTCGATCGATGTGCGCGGCGTCACCGGCAATGGCCAGGCGGTGGTTGCGCAGACCGTCAATCGCGGCGCGACTGGAACCGTCACGCTGACCAGCAGCGATGCGGGTTCTCTTGCCCGTTTCGCCAATATCTACAGCCGTATTCGCGGTGGTCTTCTCAACCTGGCGCTCACGACCTCGAACGGCAGCGACTGGAGCGGTTCGCTCGACCTGCGCAATTTCGCCGTCGTCAACGAGGCCAAGCTGCAGGATATCGTCGCCACGCCGACGGGCGAGGACGGCAGAAGCCTCAATAATGCGGTGCGCCGCAATATCGATGTCAGCTCGGAAAAGTTCCAGCGTGGTTTTGCCCGGGTGGTCTACGTCAATGGTTCGGTGGCGGTTGAAAACGGCGTCGTGCGCGGTGAACAGATCGGCGCGACATTCCAGGGGCTTCTGAAAGATCAAAGCGGCCGCATGGAGATGACCGGCACCTTCATGCCTGCTTACGGGCTGAACCGACTGTTCGGCGAGTTGCCTTTCATCGGCATCTTCCTCGGCAACGGCCGTGACCGCGGCCTGCTCGGCATCACCTTCAAACTATCGGGCCAGACAGACCAGCCGAAGCTGACGATCAACCCGCTGTCGCTGATTGCGCCGGGTGTCTTCCGGCAGATTTTCGAGTTTCAATAA
- the tyrS gene encoding tyrosine--tRNA ligase, whose product MSRFKSDFLRTLDERGFIHQISDEAGLDELFAKETVTAYIGYDPTASSLHVGHLTQIMMLHWMQKTGHQPISLMGGGTGMVGDPSFKEEARKLMTIDMIEDNITSLKHVFANYLDYDRAENPALMINNADWLRGLNYLEFLRDVGRHFSVNRMLSFDSVKTRLDREQSLSFLEFNYMILQAYDFVELNQRTGCRLQMGGSDQWGNIINGIDLGHRMGTPQLYALTSPLLTTSSGAKMGKSASGAVWLNKDLLPVYDFWQYWRNTEDADVVRFAKLFTTLPMDEIARIATLGGSEINEAKKILATEVTAILHGRAAAEEAAETARKTFEEGALAENLPSIEVPTSELDAGVGVLSLIVRAGLASSNGEARRHVQGGAVKINEQGVSDERQIIGTGEVTGDGVIKLSVGKKKHVLVRPA is encoded by the coding sequence ATGTCCAGGTTCAAGTCCGATTTCCTCCGCACGCTCGATGAGCGCGGCTTCATTCACCAGATCTCCGATGAGGCAGGTCTCGACGAACTGTTCGCCAAGGAAACCGTGACCGCCTATATCGGCTATGACCCGACGGCCTCCAGCCTGCATGTCGGCCACCTCACCCAGATCATGATGCTGCACTGGATGCAGAAGACCGGCCACCAGCCGATTTCTCTGATGGGCGGCGGCACCGGCATGGTCGGCGATCCCTCTTTCAAGGAGGAGGCCCGCAAGCTAATGACGATCGACATGATCGAGGACAATATCACCTCGCTCAAGCACGTCTTTGCGAATTACCTCGATTACGATCGTGCCGAGAACCCGGCATTGATGATCAACAATGCCGACTGGCTGCGTGGTCTGAACTACCTCGAATTCCTGCGTGATGTCGGCCGCCATTTTTCGGTCAACCGCATGCTGTCCTTCGACAGCGTGAAGACGCGCCTCGACCGCGAGCAATCGCTGTCCTTCCTCGAATTCAACTACATGATCCTGCAGGCCTACGATTTCGTGGAGCTGAACCAGCGCACGGGCTGCCGGCTGCAGATGGGCGGTTCGGACCAGTGGGGCAACATCATCAACGGCATCGACCTTGGTCACCGCATGGGGACACCGCAGCTTTACGCGCTGACCTCGCCGCTTCTGACCACCTCTTCCGGCGCGAAGATGGGCAAGTCCGCATCTGGCGCGGTGTGGCTGAACAAGGACCTGCTGCCGGTCTATGATTTCTGGCAATACTGGCGCAACACCGAAGATGCTGACGTGGTTCGCTTCGCGAAACTCTTCACCACCCTGCCGATGGATGAGATCGCCCGCATTGCCACGCTTGGCGGATCTGAGATCAACGAAGCGAAGAAAATCCTCGCAACCGAAGTGACGGCGATCCTGCATGGCCGCGCTGCGGCGGAAGAAGCCGCCGAAACGGCGCGCAAGACCTTCGAGGAAGGCGCGCTTGCCGAAAACCTGCCCTCCATCGAGGTTCCGACATCCGAACTCGATGCTGGTGTCGGCGTCCTGTCGCTCATCGTCCGCGCCGGCCTTGCGAGCTCGAATGGCGAAGCCCGCCGCCATGTTCAGGGCGGCGCGGTGAAGATCAACGAACAGGGCGTTTCAGACGAGCGCCAGATAATCGGCACCGGCGAAGTGACCGGTGACGGCGTCATCAAGCTGTCGGTCGGCAAGAAGAAGCACGTTCTGGTTCGCCCGGCGTAA